The sequence below is a genomic window from Pyrobaculum sp. 3827-6.
CCTCGCCGCGAGCTTCTCGATATTCTCCTCCAGAGACGTCTTCAGCCTGGAATACTCCTCAATCCTCTCGTTGAGAATCCTCTCGGCGTTGTCCAAATCGAGAAAGGCGTGGTACCTCGCGCCGAGGGGAGTCAACACCTCCCTCACCTCGAAGACGCCCTTGGCGAACAGCCCGGCGCCGATGTGCACAAGCCTCTCCCCCTCCCCACTCTTCAAATGCCTCACCCCGTCTAGAGCCGTGGTGAGCTCCTCAAGAAGCTCCACCACAGTCGAGTGTTGCGCCTGGAGGCTGGCGAGGAGCTCCCCAACCACCTGGTACTCCTCCAAAAGCCTCTGGACGTCCTGCCGAGACATGTTCAGTACCTAATTACCTTGTCGATGCTCATCAAGATCTTGACGTCCTCAGACCGCGCCTCCTCGGGAGGGATGACAGACACCTCCTTGATCCTAATCTGCGTCCTCGACAATTTGTGCCTGCTGCCTATCAGGGAGTAGGCCTTCTCCACGGCGTCGTACGGCTTCTCGCCGACAACCTCAAGTCTGAATTTCATACCGGTGGTGGTCTCCCCAACGACTCTGTAAATCTTGGGCATGGCGGCGAGTCTATAGGCAACTTAAAAAGTTTAGCCCAGCACCTGCTGTAGCCTCATCAGCTCGGGGCCGGCGGTCTCGTCCCCCACCAAGGCCCCCCTGTCGTTCACCACCACGCCGCCGCGGAGGAAGCTCCTCCCCTTGTTCACAGTGCCCACGTCCACCCTCGCCTTGAAGTACTCAGAAAGCTTCTTCAAGTCGTCGTCAGTGGCCTCGGGAGCCACCAACACGCCGCGGGAGTTCAAAACAGCCAGCGCCCCCACTAGGGGGTTCCCCGCAATTGTGTCCACCACAACCTCCACGCCCAGCACGTCGGCCACCGCCCTCCGCGCGTCGGGCTCTAGAAGAGGCGACACAAGCGCCACCCTATTCCCCGCGAGCACCAGGTTGGAGATGGCCGTGTACTTAGTGTTTACGATCTCCACATTCAGGCCCAGGGACTTGAAGAGCTTAACCTCCTCCTCCAGCACCAGAGGGGGCAGGAGAACCCCGTTGTCGTTCAGCACCGTGAATATCCCGAGGAGGGGAGACCTAGCCACGGTAAACCTAGCCACGGAGGTGCCGAGGGTGTTGCGTACCACGTCGTCTATCTTCTCAGGGGCGTCCGGCGGGATTATAGTGACGGAGTTGTTTGTGGTTATGAACACCCCCACGGAGGAGGTTCCAAAAATTCTAAGGGGAGCTACGTCGAAGGTCATTCCTTAAGCTCAACCTTCACAGTCCCGTCGCTGTACTTCTCCACCGCGACGCGGACTCTCCTCGGCGGCTTCTCAATACTACGCGACCAGAGCGCGGCGTTGAGCAACTGGCCGATCTTCACCGCCCGCGGCTCCACCTTCAAGTGCCTAGCCACGAACCTCCTTATTAAACCCACGGCGTACTTCGCCCTCTTGCTCCTAGACACCTCATAAGCCCTCCTCAGGTTGATTACATACTCCCGCGAGACCTCTACCTTCTTCTCCTCAGACACGGAACGCGGAAAAAACATAGTTATTAAATTTAGCCCCAGTACAGCTCCGGCTTCTTAGACTTAGCCTTACGGACCTCCTCATCCATCTTAG
It includes:
- a CDS encoding 50S ribosomal protein L31e — protein: MSEEKKVEVSREYVINLRRAYEVSRSKRAKYAVGLIRRFVARHLKVEPRAVKIGQLLNAALWSRSIEKPPRRVRVAVEKYSDGTVKVELKE
- the pfdA gene encoding prefoldin subunit alpha; translated protein: MSRQDVQRLLEEYQVVGELLASLQAQHSTVVELLEELTTALDGVRHLKSGEGERLVHIGAGLFAKGVFEVREVLTPLGARYHAFLDLDNAERILNERIEEYSRLKTSLEENIEKLAARAAQLRQVLESLGIR
- a CDS encoding translation initiation factor IF-6, translating into MTFDVAPLRIFGTSSVGVFITTNNSVTIIPPDAPEKIDDVVRNTLGTSVARFTVARSPLLGIFTVLNDNGVLLPPLVLEEEVKLFKSLGLNVEIVNTKYTAISNLVLAGNRVALVSPLLEPDARRAVADVLGVEVVVDTIAGNPLVGALAVLNSRGVLVAPEATDDDLKKLSEYFKARVDVGTVNKGRSFLRGGVVVNDRGALVGDETAGPELMRLQQVLG
- the rpl18a gene encoding 50S ribosomal protein L18Ae translates to MPKIYRVVGETTTGMKFRLEVVGEKPYDAVEKAYSLIGSRHKLSRTQIRIKEVSVIPPEEARSEDVKILMSIDKVIRY